The Faecalibacter sp. LW9 genome has a segment encoding these proteins:
- a CDS encoding FAD/NAD(P)-binding oxidoreductase: protein MKAHYQIVIIGAGTAGIMTAAQLLKKDKSLDIVIIDPAEMHYYQQAWTLVGAGTYDFAKTAKPMRDLIPKGATWIQDSVTEFFPEQAKIKTQQGQVISYSYLIVAPGLVNDLSLIEGLEEAVKKGVVCSNYIDPKYTWECLKNFKGGNAVFTQPTTPIKCGGAPQKIMYLAADYLRRKGLDKKSNVVFATPGTVIFGVKRIADTLMKVIHRYNVHFKPFYAPVKIDADKKIVYFKSVAPDENNCVVNEGNVLGEKQQGDSLIEMPFDLLHLAPPQTAPKFVKESVLVNEAGWLDVDINSLQHKKYPNIFGIGDVAALPTAKTGAAIRKQAPVVVDNILKLIKGKTADNKSYQGYSSCPLVTGYGKMVLAEFNYKNEFTPDPKLKMMLIGDSSKEHWRLWLLKKYMLPYLYWHKMMKGEDV, encoded by the coding sequence ATGAAAGCACATTATCAAATAGTTATAATTGGAGCTGGTACAGCCGGAATTATGACAGCAGCTCAGCTTTTAAAAAAGGATAAGTCACTTGACATTGTTATCATTGATCCGGCAGAGATGCATTATTATCAACAGGCCTGGACATTGGTTGGAGCAGGAACTTATGATTTCGCCAAAACGGCAAAACCTATGCGGGATTTAATTCCGAAAGGTGCAACATGGATACAGGATTCCGTGACAGAATTCTTTCCCGAGCAAGCCAAAATAAAAACACAGCAAGGACAGGTAATTAGTTATAGCTATCTCATTGTTGCTCCCGGATTAGTAAATGACCTTTCCCTGATAGAAGGATTGGAAGAAGCCGTAAAAAAAGGCGTTGTATGCAGTAACTACATAGATCCGAAATATACCTGGGAATGCTTAAAGAATTTCAAAGGTGGAAATGCGGTTTTTACCCAACCTACAACCCCTATAAAATGCGGTGGAGCACCGCAGAAAATTATGTATCTGGCAGCTGATTATCTTCGCAGGAAAGGATTAGATAAGAAATCAAATGTAGTTTTTGCTACTCCCGGTACTGTCATATTTGGAGTAAAGCGGATTGCGGATACATTGATGAAAGTCATCCATCGATACAATGTACATTTTAAGCCATTTTATGCTCCCGTTAAAATAGATGCAGACAAAAAAATAGTTTATTTCAAAAGCGTTGCTCCTGATGAAAATAATTGCGTAGTGAACGAAGGTAATGTTTTGGGAGAAAAGCAACAAGGTGATTCATTGATTGAAATGCCTTTTGATTTGTTGCACTTAGCTCCGCCTCAAACAGCTCCAAAGTTTGTAAAAGAATCTGTATTGGTGAATGAAGCAGGTTGGTTAGATGTGGATATCAATAGTCTTCAACACAAAAAATATCCGAATATTTTCGGGATTGGAGACGTAGCCGCATTGCCTACCGCAAAAACCGGAGCAGCCATACGCAAACAAGCTCCTGTAGTGGTTGATAATATACTCAAACTCATCAAAGGAAAAACTGCCGACAACAAATCATACCAGGGATATTCGTCTTGTCCCTTAGTAACAGGTTACGGAAAAATGGTATTGGCAGAGTTTAATTACAAAAATGAATTCACGCCCGACCCAAAACTCAAAATGATGCTTATCGGCGACAGTTCCAAAGAACACTGGCGCTTGTGGCTATTAAAAAAATATATGCTTCCCTATTTGTACTGGCATAAAATGATGAAAGGCGAAGATGTTTAG
- a CDS encoding site-specific integrase: MEQEKRSTFKLLFYLKKNEPKKNGNVPVMGRITIDGTPKSFRTKLDINPNNWDLRHGRVLGKSAQALNTNLKLDNIRVRINKIYDDMLKDEGFATSQKIKLSFLGVGVMDDAILKVFKDQNEDFKRMVSKGKRSQNTYNKYKTVYNHLSEFIRERYHREDMAFRELTSDFIREFDFFLRIDKECTHNTVWVYTMPVIALAELAIKKGLIRQNPFEDYEISMEETDRSYLLKEDVEKLMLLKPSKSKYELVKDLFIFSCFIGFSYIDIQKLKWSNIQSFFDGHQWIISRRKKSDVASNVRLLEIPKRIIEKYRGVTRNEYVFPVPSNATCNSHVKKLIEEAEIVTEQKVTFHTAFNVSHNTSILND; this comes from the coding sequence ATGGAACAAGAGAAAAGATCCACGTTCAAGCTGCTTTTCTACCTGAAGAAGAATGAACCTAAGAAGAACGGGAACGTCCCTGTTATGGGGCGTATCACTATTGACGGAACACCAAAATCCTTTAGGACCAAACTGGACATCAACCCCAATAATTGGGATTTAAGGCATGGAAGGGTTTTGGGCAAAAGCGCGCAAGCGCTGAATACCAATCTTAAATTGGACAATATACGAGTGCGTATCAATAAGATTTACGATGATATGCTTAAAGATGAAGGCTTTGCAACTTCACAAAAAATAAAGCTATCATTTTTGGGAGTTGGTGTAATGGATGATGCTATCCTTAAAGTGTTTAAAGACCAGAATGAGGATTTTAAAAGAATGGTCAGCAAGGGCAAGCGTTCTCAAAACACCTACAATAAATACAAGACCGTTTACAATCATCTGTCCGAATTTATCAGGGAACGCTATCACAGGGAGGATATGGCGTTTCGGGAACTTACCTCAGACTTTATCCGGGAGTTCGATTTCTTTCTGCGCATAGATAAGGAATGTACACATAATACGGTTTGGGTTTATACCATGCCAGTTATTGCTTTGGCGGAACTGGCAATTAAAAAAGGCTTGATTCGACAAAACCCTTTTGAAGATTATGAAATCAGCATGGAAGAAACTGATCGCAGCTATCTTTTAAAAGAGGATGTAGAAAAGTTAATGCTTCTAAAACCGTCCAAGTCCAAATACGAACTTGTAAAAGACCTCTTTATTTTCAGTTGCTTTATAGGGTTTTCTTATATTGATATTCAAAAGCTGAAATGGAGCAACATACAGTCCTTCTTTGATGGCCACCAATGGATCATTAGCAGAAGAAAAAAATCAGACGTTGCTTCAAACGTCCGTCTTTTGGAAATTCCAAAACGTATTATTGAGAAATACAGGGGCGTTACCCGTAATGAGTATGTTTTTCCGGTTCCATCCAATGCTACTTGCAATAGTCATGTAAAGAAATTGATAGAGGAAGCGGAAATTGTTACAGAACAGAAAGTAACCTTCCATACTGCATTTAATGTGTCTCATAATACTTCAATTTTAAATGATTAA
- a CDS encoding (2Fe-2S)-binding protein, which translates to MNQQPLSIPADTQASLLDVLREQLHLTGTKKGCDHEQCGACTVHIDGQTALSSLTIAHMVTDKKITTIEGLAMGEQIHPMQEGFIA; encoded by the coding sequence ATTAATCAGCAACCCCTTTCGATCCCAGCAGACACCCAAGCTAGCTTGTTGGATGTTTTGCGTGAGCAATTGCATCTAACGGGCACTAAAAAAGGATGTGATCATGAGCAATGTGGAGCTTGTACGGTGCATATTGATGGACAAACAGCCTTGAGTAGTTTGACGATAGCCCATATGGTAACCGATAAAAAAATTACCACCATCGAAGGACTCGCTATGGGTGAGCAAATACATCCGATGCAAGAAGGTTTTATTGCGTGA
- a CDS encoding M20/M25/M40 family metallo-hydrolase: protein MRTILAIGITIWSWGGLYAQQFKEKTLKKHVYALANDQMKGRGTGSKENEKAAQYIAKHFKRYGLKPLGTDGYYQEFQARVKRVIVPDSIRTARNVIGWLDNGAGKTIVIGAHYDHIGEGRQGSSLAENSVGMIHNGADDNASGVAGLLELARVYATNSTTENYNFLFIAFGAEELGLLGSRHFVQHPTVDLSTIHWMLNMDMIGRLNKENGVSIIGYGTSPQFEKIFATIDPSKFVKHYTGYEGRGGSDQTSFYEVNIPVLFFHTGGHPDYHRPTDDPDKVDYASLKQILELEKYILDSSLQLQEMPFRSTDKE from the coding sequence ATGAGAACAATACTAGCAATAGGAATAACAATATGGTCTTGGGGAGGGCTGTATGCGCAACAATTCAAGGAAAAAACATTAAAGAAACACGTCTATGCATTAGCGAATGATCAAATGAAAGGTCGTGGGACAGGAAGTAAAGAGAATGAAAAGGCTGCGCAATACATTGCTAAACATTTTAAGCGATATGGTCTAAAACCATTGGGTACAGATGGTTATTACCAAGAGTTTCAAGCGCGAGTGAAACGAGTGATAGTACCGGACAGTATCCGGACAGCCCGTAATGTCATAGGATGGTTAGATAATGGAGCAGGGAAAACGATTGTTATCGGGGCACATTATGATCACATTGGGGAAGGGAGACAAGGCAGTTCTTTGGCTGAAAATAGTGTGGGAATGATTCATAACGGAGCCGATGACAACGCTTCTGGAGTGGCGGGTTTATTGGAATTGGCACGAGTTTATGCTACAAATTCTACGACAGAAAATTACAATTTTTTGTTTATTGCATTTGGTGCTGAAGAATTAGGTTTACTCGGTTCTCGTCATTTTGTACAGCATCCAACAGTGGACTTATCGACGATTCATTGGATGTTGAACATGGATATGATTGGACGATTAAATAAGGAAAATGGCGTGTCCATTATTGGATATGGTACTTCACCTCAATTTGAAAAGATTTTTGCAACAATCGATCCTTCCAAGTTTGTCAAGCATTACACCGGTTATGAAGGGCGAGGTGGTTCGGATCAAACGTCTTTTTATGAAGTAAATATTCCCGTGCTCTTTTTCCATACGGGCGGACATCCAGATTATCATCGTCCAACCGATGATCCCGATAAAGTGGATTATGCGTCGTTGAAACAAATTCTTGAATTGGAAAAATACATTCTGGACAGCAGTTTACAATTGCAAGAAATGCCTTTTCGCAGCACAGACAAGGAATAA
- a CDS encoding aminopeptidase P family protein has product MITQEFAGLWTDSRYFVQAKAQLEGSGFELVKLKVQHAPEYVQWVSEHLPTGAKVAFDGNLASLLVANTIKNTLAPLGYTIDGHVDLLGPIWENRPTLPVNPAYTLPVSTTGQSTVDKLAAIKAQLKTKRADAHLISSLDDLAWALNVRGTDVPCNPVVLGFAFISENETILYITAGKLSEEAVAEFNAYGVKIQPYEAVYAKLKGLAEGTSILVDPKRTCFAVYDSIPAGVQIIEDMNPSTLLKAIKNEVEVAHTRNAMVNDGVALTKFFKWVEENVASGELSEISIADYLAELRAAQPGFKDISFGTIAGYKAHGALPHYSATPESNSLLEQNGLLLVDSGGQYETGTTDITRVISLGNITAAEKEDYTYVLKGTIEGSMAIFPKGTRGYQIDAITRRPMWQTLRNYGHGTGHGVGFFLNVHEGPHVFNGTATDIAIEPGMITSIEPGLYKEGEYGIRIENLVLAKELESSPYGDFMDFETLTICYIATDLVDKSILDQVHIDWLNQYNEWVYNQLESHLSEDEKTWLRAKTQAI; this is encoded by the coding sequence ATGATTACACAAGAATTTGCGGGGTTATGGACAGATTCACGCTACTTCGTTCAAGCCAAAGCGCAATTAGAAGGAAGCGGTTTTGAATTGGTGAAATTAAAAGTGCAACACGCCCCTGAGTATGTACAATGGGTAAGCGAACATTTGCCTACAGGTGCAAAAGTGGCTTTTGATGGGAATTTAGCTTCATTATTAGTGGCCAATACCATCAAAAATACATTAGCACCATTGGGGTATACCATCGATGGACACGTGGATTTATTAGGACCAATTTGGGAAAATCGCCCAACATTACCGGTAAATCCAGCGTATACATTACCGGTTTCGACGACAGGACAATCGACGGTTGATAAACTGGCAGCCATCAAAGCACAATTAAAAACGAAACGTGCCGATGCACACTTAATTTCGTCTTTGGACGATTTAGCATGGGCGTTGAATGTTCGTGGAACAGATGTGCCTTGTAATCCTGTGGTGTTAGGGTTTGCGTTCATCAGTGAGAACGAAACCATTTTATACATTACGGCAGGTAAATTATCGGAAGAAGCAGTGGCTGAATTCAATGCATACGGGGTGAAAATCCAACCATACGAAGCAGTTTATGCCAAATTAAAAGGGTTAGCAGAAGGCACTTCAATTTTAGTGGATCCAAAACGTACATGTTTTGCGGTGTATGATTCGATTCCAGCAGGAGTCCAAATCATTGAAGACATGAACCCTTCAACCCTATTGAAAGCCATTAAAAATGAGGTCGAAGTTGCGCATACACGCAATGCCATGGTGAACGATGGAGTGGCTTTAACGAAATTCTTTAAATGGGTAGAAGAAAATGTAGCATCTGGTGAATTATCTGAAATCTCTATTGCAGATTATTTAGCAGAATTACGTGCAGCACAACCTGGTTTCAAAGATATTTCATTCGGAACAATTGCCGGTTACAAAGCGCACGGGGCTTTACCTCACTATTCGGCTACACCAGAAAGTAATTCCTTATTGGAACAAAACGGTTTATTATTAGTGGATTCTGGAGGACAATATGAAACGGGTACAACGGATATTACACGTGTTATTTCATTAGGAAATATTACAGCAGCCGAAAAAGAAGATTATACCTACGTCTTAAAAGGAACTATTGAAGGTTCGATGGCGATTTTCCCAAAAGGAACACGTGGTTACCAAATCGATGCCATTACACGTCGTCCGATGTGGCAAACGTTACGCAACTACGGACACGGTACAGGACACGGGGTTGGTTTCTTCTTGAATGTACACGAAGGGCCTCACGTATTTAACGGAACAGCAACAGATATTGCCATAGAACCTGGAATGATTACTTCAATCGAACCTGGTTTATACAAAGAAGGAGAATACGGAATTCGTATCGAAAACTTAGTATTAGCAAAAGAATTAGAATCTTCACCTTATGGGGATTTTATGGATTTTGAGACCTTAACAATTTGCTATATTGCAACCGATTTAGTCGATAAATCAATATTAGATCAAGTGCACATTGATTGGTTGAACCAGTACAACGAATGGGTGTATAACCAATTGGAAAGCCATTTATCGGAAGATGAAAAAACGTGGTTAAGAGCAAAAACCCAAGCCATTTAA
- a CDS encoding NADH:flavin oxidoreductase, with amino-acid sequence MNAHDPNKVFSPAKLGPITLPNRIIKAATSEGRSPEGKVTQALIDFHLGFIQGGVGMTTIAYCAISKEGFAAPGEILMVRENIDGLKKFTDTIHEAGGMASAQLGHAGPVATKQITGVQPLAPSNFRNPSSFQLCREIKREEIKQVINQFADAAEVAADAGFDAIELHFDHLYLVSSFFSPWINKRKDEYGGSIENRTRFAKEILVAVKERVKDRLAIIIKLSMDDGIKNSIWLDESLITAKILDETSCVDAFELTMGSSVKNQMYLFRGETDLDGMSKTQKGIFRLGVKWFGKWVLGEYPYEHLYMLKSARQFQTVVKNAQLILLGGINDYSHLQTAMQEGFDFVAMGRALLREPDTINKMKENPMEKGRCIQCNKCMSSVYWTTNCVFNADYATSSKVAI; translated from the coding sequence ATGAACGCACATGATCCCAATAAAGTTTTTTCGCCAGCGAAATTGGGTCCGATAACGCTTCCCAATAGAATTATAAAAGCAGCGACCAGTGAAGGCAGAAGCCCCGAGGGGAAAGTAACACAAGCCCTGATTGACTTTCATCTCGGTTTTATCCAGGGAGGAGTAGGTATGACCACCATCGCCTATTGTGCCATCTCGAAAGAAGGTTTTGCTGCTCCGGGTGAGATTTTGATGGTTCGTGAAAACATCGACGGACTCAAGAAATTCACAGATACCATACACGAGGCCGGAGGGATGGCATCTGCCCAGCTTGGTCATGCAGGACCGGTGGCCACAAAGCAGATTACGGGTGTGCAGCCGCTTGCTCCTTCCAATTTCAGAAATCCTTCGAGCTTTCAGTTGTGTAGAGAGATTAAACGTGAAGAAATCAAACAAGTGATCAATCAGTTTGCGGATGCCGCAGAAGTAGCAGCTGATGCTGGTTTTGATGCCATTGAACTTCATTTTGACCATTTGTACTTGGTATCTTCATTTTTCAGTCCCTGGATAAACAAACGAAAAGACGAATACGGTGGTTCGATTGAAAATCGCACACGGTTTGCCAAAGAAATTTTGGTTGCGGTAAAAGAAAGGGTAAAAGACCGCTTGGCCATCATCATCAAACTGTCGATGGACGATGGAATTAAAAATTCCATATGGTTAGACGAATCGCTTATTACGGCAAAAATATTGGATGAAACGAGTTGTGTCGATGCTTTTGAGCTTACAATGGGGTCTTCTGTAAAAAACCAGATGTACCTTTTCCGAGGCGAAACCGATCTGGATGGCATGTCCAAAACACAAAAAGGGATTTTCCGATTGGGCGTAAAATGGTTTGGAAAATGGGTGTTGGGCGAATATCCCTACGAACATTTATACATGCTTAAATCGGCTCGTCAGTTTCAAACCGTGGTGAAAAATGCACAGTTGATACTATTAGGCGGTATTAATGATTATTCTCACTTGCAAACCGCTATGCAGGAAGGTTTTGATTTTGTAGCCATGGGAAGAGCCCTGCTTCGCGAACCTGATACCATCAATAAAATGAAAGAAAATCCGATGGAAAAAGGCCGATGTATCCAATGCAATAAATGCATGTCTTCCGTCTATTGGACCACCAACTGTGTTTTCAATGCGGACTATGCTACATCGTCCAAAGTTGCCATATAA
- a CDS encoding TetR/AcrR family transcriptional regulator: MKPVNRADSIQNKEAILKTAMRLFRTRGIAISLTEIAKEANVSRMTFYRHFPDKNAIVLAVFQYNLNELNKYAQKLQDNDDAFYFLLKKVLLQRVEYHNFLPYIDADGQVLTSSMLIEIFEKPIQRAKGKRLLRSDFSGEKDLLLLISMMGGAVTYMQTLDKTAIERTLELITEGIRV; encoded by the coding sequence ATGAAACCTGTGAACCGAGCAGATTCTATACAAAATAAAGAAGCGATTCTAAAGACAGCCATGCGGTTATTTCGGACAAGAGGCATTGCTATTTCTTTGACAGAAATAGCAAAAGAAGCCAATGTTTCAAGAATGACTTTTTACCGCCATTTTCCGGATAAAAATGCCATTGTATTGGCTGTGTTTCAGTATAATTTAAATGAATTAAATAAATATGCACAAAAGCTACAGGATAACGATGATGCTTTCTACTTTCTGCTAAAAAAAGTTTTATTACAGCGTGTAGAGTATCACAATTTTCTGCCATATATCGATGCTGACGGACAAGTTTTGACCTCTTCGATGCTGATTGAGATTTTCGAAAAACCTATTCAAAGAGCAAAGGGAAAAAGACTTTTACGGAGTGATTTTTCCGGAGAAAAGGATTTATTGTTGTTGATTTCGATGATGGGAGGAGCTGTTACTTACATGCAAACCTTAGATAAAACAGCTATTGAACGGACGTTAGAGTTAATTACAGAGGGTATTAGGGTTTAA
- a CDS encoding Crp/Fnr family transcriptional regulator — MDELIRETYRGIFEKELIDEIISVAKLVEFKEGDVLIDIGKYIKTMPLLISGAIKIMREDFDTGELLLYFIEKGDTCSMTLNCCMGDKKSEIRAVAENNGLVAMIPVGKMEEWMGKYKSWRAFVFQSYNNRFNEMLAAIDNIAFMHMDERLYNYLQEKSKINNSSIITKTHQEIAYELNSSRVVISRLLKALENEGKIKLNRNNIELLN, encoded by the coding sequence ATGGACGAATTAATCCGTGAAACCTATCGGGGTATATTTGAAAAAGAGCTGATTGACGAAATAATTTCAGTTGCGAAGCTGGTTGAATTTAAGGAAGGCGATGTGTTAATCGATATAGGAAAATACATCAAAACCATGCCTTTGCTGATTAGCGGAGCCATCAAAATCATGCGGGAAGATTTTGATACAGGCGAACTGTTGCTCTATTTTATCGAAAAAGGCGACACTTGCTCCATGACACTTAACTGTTGCATGGGCGACAAAAAAAGTGAAATTCGTGCGGTGGCTGAAAATAACGGTTTGGTAGCCATGATTCCTGTGGGCAAAATGGAAGAATGGATGGGTAAATATAAAAGCTGGCGTGCTTTCGTATTTCAAAGTTACAACAACCGTTTCAATGAAATGCTGGCTGCGATAGACAACATCGCTTTTATGCATATGGATGAGCGACTTTATAACTATCTTCAGGAAAAAAGCAAGATTAATAATTCAAGTATCATCACCAAAACCCATCAGGAAATTGCTTACGAACTCAACAGTTCCCGTGTAGTAATTTCACGATTGCTGAAAGCATTGGAAAATGAAGGAAAGATAAAGTTGAACCGCAATAACATAGAATTGTTAAACTAA
- a CDS encoding FAD binding domain-containing protein — translation MRPLQIKHPKKIAEALRLKNSRVHFIASGTNQLDFMKKHIAQPETFIDLQHALSTDIKEEKKHIVIGANVKNATLGGHSLILQHVPLVAEAVLAGTSQQIRNIASTAGNLMQRTSCVYFYDPNTPCKKRAPQAGAVL, via the coding sequence ATGAGACCTTTACAAATTAAACATCCAAAAAAAATTGCAGAAGCCTTGCGTTTAAAAAACTCAAGAGTTCACTTTATTGCTAGCGGAACCAATCAATTGGATTTTATGAAAAAGCACATCGCACAACCTGAAACATTTATTGACCTTCAACATGCTTTATCGACGGATATCAAAGAAGAAAAAAAGCATATTGTCATTGGTGCAAATGTTAAGAATGCGACTCTAGGCGGACATTCCCTTATTTTACAGCATGTTCCACTTGTTGCAGAAGCGGTATTAGCAGGCACATCACAACAAATTCGAAATATAGCCTCTACTGCAGGAAATTTAATGCAACGCACCAGCTGTGTTTATTTTTATGATCCGAATACACCTTGTAAAAAAAGAGCACCACAAGCGGGTGCAGTGCTTTGA
- a CDS encoding pyridoxamine 5'-phosphate oxidase family protein produces MGKSISPTEDLAGNSAIEKIKSIAENAGTCFFSTNVKAETNSRPMALQEVDENGNLWFLSDVTSDKNKDIEKDPEVELYFINNSKYEYVFIKGIASITQDKALIDKYWTNFANAWFDGKDDPNVSLIKVAATDGYYYETKENKLVAMTKMLFAAATGAKMEDGGVEGSLDV; encoded by the coding sequence ATGGGAAAAAGTATTTCACCAACAGAAGACTTAGCTGGAAATTCAGCTATTGAAAAAATCAAATCAATTGCAGAAAATGCAGGAACGTGCTTTTTTAGTACCAATGTCAAAGCAGAAACCAATAGTCGTCCGATGGCGCTACAAGAAGTAGACGAAAATGGAAATCTATGGTTCTTGAGTGATGTTACAAGCGATAAAAACAAGGATATAGAAAAAGATCCTGAAGTCGAATTGTATTTTATCAATAATTCGAAGTATGAATATGTTTTTATCAAAGGAATAGCATCTATTACCCAAGACAAAGCGTTGATCGATAAGTATTGGACAAATTTTGCAAATGCTTGGTTCGACGGAAAAGATGATCCGAATGTCAGCTTAATTAAAGTGGCGGCAACTGATGGCTACTATTACGAAACCAAAGAAAATAAATTGGTAGCCATGACAAAAATGCTTTTTGCAGCAGCAACGGGAGCTAAGATGGAAGATGGAGGAGTAGAAGGGAGCTTAGACGTTTAA
- a CDS encoding YeeE/YedE family protein, producing the protein MEWILEPWPWYVSGPLIALTMFILLYVGKNFGMSSNLRTLCTMCGADKTCDFFCFDWKAQRWNLLVMSGAIIGGFVASNYLSNNQTPDLNPKTIEHLKEIGFESAGKAYVPTELFGQEAFSDPKTLAILLIGGILVGFGARYAGGCTSGHAISGISNLQLPSLIATIGFFIGGLIMVHLIFPLIF; encoded by the coding sequence ATGGAATGGATTTTAGAACCGTGGCCGTGGTATGTAAGCGGACCATTGATTGCATTGACGATGTTTATCCTGCTTTATGTAGGAAAGAATTTTGGAATGTCGTCCAATTTAAGAACACTGTGCACCATGTGCGGAGCCGACAAAACTTGTGATTTTTTCTGTTTTGACTGGAAAGCACAACGATGGAATTTATTGGTAATGAGCGGAGCCATCATTGGTGGTTTTGTTGCATCTAATTATCTTTCAAACAACCAGACACCGGATTTAAACCCAAAAACGATTGAACATCTAAAGGAAATAGGTTTTGAAAGTGCCGGGAAAGCATATGTACCAACAGAGCTTTTTGGACAGGAAGCTTTTTCAGACCCTAAGACATTGGCTATACTATTGATAGGAGGTATATTGGTTGGTTTTGGAGCACGTTACGCAGGTGGTTGTACTTCAGGTCATGCCATATCAGGTATCAGTAATTTACAGTTACCGTCATTGATTGCTACTATTGGATTTTTCATTGGAGGATTAATTATGGTACATCTTATTTTTCCTTTAATTTTTTAA
- a CDS encoding YeeE/YedE family protein has protein sequence MKNIVYLLIGTFFGIVMYKSEAASWFRIYEMFQFQSIHMYGLMGTALAVGIIIVQYIKRNKVKDVNGNPIVIADKDKSIPRYLIGGILFGLGWALAGACPGPMFVMTGAGYFPILVVILGAVLGTWLYGLIKDKLPH, from the coding sequence ATGAAAAATATAGTTTACTTACTGATCGGAACATTTTTCGGAATTGTCATGTACAAATCCGAAGCCGCATCATGGTTTCGCATTTATGAAATGTTCCAGTTTCAATCCATTCACATGTATGGATTGATGGGTACAGCTTTAGCAGTGGGAATAATCATAGTACAGTACATCAAAAGAAACAAAGTAAAAGACGTGAATGGCAATCCCATTGTCATTGCAGACAAGGATAAAAGTATTCCACGCTATTTAATAGGTGGTATTCTTTTTGGTTTAGGCTGGGCATTGGCGGGAGCATGTCCGGGTCCTATGTTTGTAATGACAGGAGCTGGCTATTTCCCGATTTTAGTTGTAATTTTAGGAGCGGTATTAGGAACGTGGCTTTACGGTCTGATAAAAGATAAATTGCCTCATTAA
- a CDS encoding FAD binding domain-containing protein encodes MSAIVGYNSNCVATHPSDLCIALVALDAKVYPTSSRQSKIEIPFKDYHKLPVKTPWLDHILPTDALVKHIEIPKENLQHHYAYVKLRDRTSYAFALVSVAAAFQLNGDQMKNVRLASGGVAHKPWRWLEAEQYLNGKVPTRSNFIQAAEIIT; translated from the coding sequence ATGAGTGCCATTGTCGGTTATAATTCGAATTGTGTAGCGACACATCCATCTGATCTTTGCATTGCATTAGTGGCCTTGGATGCTAAGGTATATCCTACCTCAAGCCGTCAATCTAAAATTGAAATCCCGTTTAAAGATTACCATAAACTACCTGTTAAAACTCCGTGGTTGGATCATATTTTACCCACGGATGCCCTTGTGAAGCACATTGAAATTCCAAAAGAAAATCTTCAACACCACTATGCGTATGTCAAATTACGAGACCGAACATCTTATGCATTTGCATTGGTTTCAGTTGCTGCAGCGTTTCAATTGAATGGCGATCAGATGAAAAATGTTCGCTTAGCGTCTGGTGGCGTTGCCCATAAACCGTGGCGATGGTTGGAAGCAGAGCAATACTTAAACGGAAAAGTCCCTACGCGATCAAATTTTATACAAGCTGCTGAAATTATTACATAA
- a CDS encoding 2Fe-2S iron-sulfur cluster-binding protein — MDSNAAIVPWTDYVGDCVCVNKGKNKSEQQIKEFTNGNLCRCGAYNGIVESIEKLQTYETFTN, encoded by the coding sequence ATGGATTCCAATGCGGCGATTGTTCCCTGGACAGATTATGTCGGCGATTGTGTGTGTGTAAACAAAGGAAAAAACAAATCTGAACAGCAAATCAAAGAATTTACGAATGGTAATTTATGCCGTTGTGGTGCTTACAATGGAATTGTTGAATCGATTGAAAAGTTGCAAACATATGAGACCTTTACAAATTAA